A genomic window from Triticum urartu cultivar G1812 chromosome 7, Tu2.1, whole genome shotgun sequence includes:
- the LOC125523056 gene encoding heat stress transcription factor B-2b-like isoform X2, with amino-acid sequence MGEQAAAVSSGETPATAEVGTGLGQRSLPTPFLNKTYQLVDDPAVDDVISWSEDGSAFIVWRPAEFARDLLPKYFKHNNFSSFVRQLNTYGFRKIVPDRWEFANDCFRRGEKRLLCDIHRRKVTPTVAATAAVTVAAAAAIPVALPVAKRQGSPVLSGDEQVLSSSSSPEPPFLNQYAPSYSGSGGVASGDLGEENERLRRENSRLTRELGQMKKLCNNIFVLMSKYTDGQQTDAANATSAAADVGNCSGESAETTALPPPPVLELLPSCQNAPTAADLDAEDEEEKMSARLFGVCIGRKRMRHDGEDRTRRGAAAEVKPEPMDAQQPSGMDGHTPDVQAWPIYRPRPVYQPLRASDGSNCYSGSDDHNGSNSR; translated from the exons atGGGCGAGCAGGCCGCGGCCGTTTCCTCCGGCGAGACGCCTGCCACGGCGGAGGTGGGGACAGGGCTGGGGCAGAGGTCGCTGCCCACGCCGTTCCTGAACAAGACGTATCAGCTGGTGGACGACCCGGCGGTCGACGATGTCATCTCGTGGAGCGAGGACGGGTCGGCGTTCATCGTGTGGCGCCCCGCCGAGTTCGCGCGCGACCTCCTCCCCAAGTACTTCAAGCACAATAACTTCTCCAGCTTCGTGCGCCAACTCAACACCTAC GGATTTAGGAAGATTGTGCCGGACAGGTGGGAGTTCGCCAACGACTGCTTCCGTCGAGGAGAAAAGCGGCTGCTTTGTGACATACATCGGCGAAAGGTGACGCCGACGGTGGCGGCCACCGCCGCGGTCACGGTAGCTGCGGCTGCCGCGATTCCGGTAGCGCTGCcggtggcgaagcgacagggctcGCCGGTGCTTTCCGGCGATGAGCAGGTGCTGTCGTCGAGCTCGTCCCCTGAGCCCCCCTTTCTAAATCAGTACGCGCCGTCCTACTCCGGCTCGGGCGGCGTTGCCTCCGGCGATCTCGGGGAAGAGAACGAGCGGCTGCGGCGGGAGAACTCGCGGCTGACGCGGGAACTCGGGCAGATGAAGAAGCTCTGCAATAACATTTTCGTCCTCATGTCCAAGTACACCGACGGCCAGCAGACCGACGCCGCCAACGcgacctccgccgccgccgacgtcGGGAATTGCTCTGGTGAGTCGGCAGAGACCACGGCGCTCCCACCTCCGCCGGTGCTCGAGCTCTTGCCTTCCTGCCAAAATGCTCCCACGGCTGCCGATTTGGACGCGGAGGACGAGGAGGAGAAGATGAGCGCTAGGCTCTTCGGCGTCTGCATCGGGCGGAAGCGAATGCGCCACGACGGCGAGGACCGGACGAGGCGAGGAGCGGCGGCGGAGGTGAAGCCTGAGCCGATGGACGCGCAGCAGCCCTCCGGAATGGACGGTCACACACCGGACGTGCAAGCCTGGCCCATTTACAGGCCCAGGCCCGTGTACCAACCCCTCCGCGCCTCCGACGGGTCAAACTGCTACAGCGGGAGTGACGACCACAACGGGTCCAACTCCAGGTGA
- the LOC125523056 gene encoding heat stress transcription factor B-2b-like isoform X1: MSSRGARTGRRSSCGAPPSSRATSSPSTSSTITSPASCANSTPTKIVPDRWEFANDCFRRGEKRLLCDIHRRKVTPTVAATAAVTVAAAAAIPVALPVAKRQGSPVLSGDEQVLSSSSSPEPPFLNQYAPSYSGSGGVASGDLGEENERLRRENSRLTRELGQMKKLCNNIFVLMSKYTDGQQTDAANATSAAADVGNCSGESAETTALPPPPVLELLPSCQNAPTAADLDAEDEEEKMSARLFGVCIGRKRMRHDGEDRTRRGAAAEVKPEPMDAQQPSGMDGHTPDVQAWPIYRPRPVYQPLRASDGSNCYSGSDDHNGSNSR; the protein is encoded by the exons ATGTCATCTCGTGGAGCGAGGACGGGTCGGCGTTCATCGTGTGGCGCCCCGCCGAGTTCGCGCGCGACCTCCTCCCCAAGTACTTCAAGCACAATAACTTCTCCAGCTTCGTGCGCCAACTCAACACCTAC GAAGATTGTGCCGGACAGGTGGGAGTTCGCCAACGACTGCTTCCGTCGAGGAGAAAAGCGGCTGCTTTGTGACATACATCGGCGAAAGGTGACGCCGACGGTGGCGGCCACCGCCGCGGTCACGGTAGCTGCGGCTGCCGCGATTCCGGTAGCGCTGCcggtggcgaagcgacagggctcGCCGGTGCTTTCCGGCGATGAGCAGGTGCTGTCGTCGAGCTCGTCCCCTGAGCCCCCCTTTCTAAATCAGTACGCGCCGTCCTACTCCGGCTCGGGCGGCGTTGCCTCCGGCGATCTCGGGGAAGAGAACGAGCGGCTGCGGCGGGAGAACTCGCGGCTGACGCGGGAACTCGGGCAGATGAAGAAGCTCTGCAATAACATTTTCGTCCTCATGTCCAAGTACACCGACGGCCAGCAGACCGACGCCGCCAACGcgacctccgccgccgccgacgtcGGGAATTGCTCTGGTGAGTCGGCAGAGACCACGGCGCTCCCACCTCCGCCGGTGCTCGAGCTCTTGCCTTCCTGCCAAAATGCTCCCACGGCTGCCGATTTGGACGCGGAGGACGAGGAGGAGAAGATGAGCGCTAGGCTCTTCGGCGTCTGCATCGGGCGGAAGCGAATGCGCCACGACGGCGAGGACCGGACGAGGCGAGGAGCGGCGGCGGAGGTGAAGCCTGAGCCGATGGACGCGCAGCAGCCCTCCGGAATGGACGGTCACACACCGGACGTGCAAGCCTGGCCCATTTACAGGCCCAGGCCCGTGTACCAACCCCTCCGCGCCTCCGACGGGTCAAACTGCTACAGCGGGAGTGACGACCACAACGGGTCCAACTCCAGGTGA